The DNA sequence TCATGGCCCTGGTGGGCCGTCATCGCCTGGTAGATCTCCATCCAGCGGTTCATCGGGGTTGATTCGGGTGACCAGGTCATGCCGGCATAGTCGGCGTCGCGGATGGCGACGACCCCGCCGGGCTTGGTGACACGCCGCATCTCCCGCAGCGCGGCCACCGGGTCGTCCAGGTGCTGGAGTACCTGGTGCGCGTGCACGATGTCGAAGTGGTCGTCGGGCGCGTCGATCGCGTAGATGTCGCCGGTGGCGAAGCTGATCCCGGGATGGTCGGCCGCTGCCTTGGCGATCACCTCGGCCGACGCGTCGATGCCGTGCATCTCGCACCCGGGCGCGTTCGCGGCGATGTCGGCCGTCAACGAACCGGGCCCGCAGCCGACATCGAGGATCCGCCGGTCGGGCGCCAGATGTGGAAGCAGGTAGGCGGCCGAGTTCGCCGCCGTGCGCCAGGTGTGGCTCCGCAGCACCGACTCGTGGTGCCCGTGCACATACCCCTCGATATCCCCTGACCCGTTCATCTTCCGACCCTTCCGTCCGGTCACTTCATCTTCTTGAGTCGAGTTGACCACCGCGAGGGTGGCTAAGTCGCCTCAATTTCGGGGTTGGGGGGGGTGGGGAGGTCAGGGGGTGGGTTGGAAGCGGCGGGAGGCGGTGCGGTGGGCGGCGAGGTTGGCGCCGAGGTCGGGGGACTGCAGGTGGCCGTCGCGCACGATGGGCACGCCGTGGACGACGGTGTCACGGGCGGCGGTGGGGCCGCAGCGCAGCCAGCCCTCGATGGGGTCGTCGAGCACGCCGGCGAAGGTGGGGCCGCTGAGTTCCCAGACGGCGACGTCGCCCACCGCGCCGACCGACAGTTCGCCGAGTTCGCCTTCGCGGCCGAGACACCCGGCCCCGCCGCGGGTGGCGATCTCGAGCGCGGTGCGAGCGGTCATGGCGGCGGCGCCGGAGACCAGCTTCCCTTGGAGCATCGAGAGCCTCGCCTCCTGCCACAACGACCCGGCGTCGGCCGAGGACGACCCGTCGCAGCCGAGACCGACGGGGCAGCCGGCGTGGCGAAGGTCGACGACCGGGGCGATGCCCGAGGACAGGATCATGTTCGAGCTGGGGCAGTGGGCGATGCCGACGCCGGCAGCCCCGAGTCGCCCGACCTCCTCGGGGTTCGGACGCACGACGTGGGCACCCCAACTGCGGTCGGACATCCAGCCGACGTCCTCGTAGAGATCGACCGGACGCATGCCGAAGGTGGCCAGTGCGAACTCGTCGTCCTCGGAGTTCTCGGCGAGATGGGTGTGGAGCCTGACGTCGAGCCGCTCGGCCAGCTCCGCGGTGCGCCGCATCAGGTCCGGTGTGACGCTGAACGGCGAGCACGGCGCCAGCGCGATCCTGGTCATCGCCCCGTGCGCGGGGTCGTGCCAGCGGGCGACGTGGCGTTCGGACTCGGCGAGGATGTCGTCCTCGTCGCGCACGGCGTCGTCGGGGGGAAGACCGCCGTCCTTCTGCGACAGGCTCATCGACCCGTAGGTGGGGTGGAATCGCACGCCGAGATCCAACGCGGCGGTGACCTCGGCCGCCAGCAGGTCGCCGGCCCGCGTCGGATGGAGATAGTGGTGATCGGTCGAGGTGGTGCACCCGGACAGCGCGAGTTCGGCGAGCCCCACCCACGCGGCGAGGTACTCGGACTCCTCGTCGATGGCCGCCGTCCAGAGCGGATAGAGCGACTGGAGCCAGCCGAACAGCGGCACGTCGGTCATCGGGGTGTAGGCCCGGGTGAGATTCTGGAACAGGTGGTGGTGGGTGTTGACGAGGCCAGGAGTGACCAGGCATCCGTCGGCCGAGATGCGGTCGGTCGCCGACGGCTGCAGGACGTCCGAGCCGCCCACGCCGGAGATCAGACCGTCGGTGATCGCGACCCAGCCGCCGGGCAGTTCGCGCCGGGCGTCGTCGACCGTGGCGACCACCCATGCGTCGTGGATCAACAGGTCGGCGTGGGTCAACGGATCAGCCATCGGCGTGGTTCTCCAGGGCGTTGAGATAGTTGTAGATCGTGATGCGGGAGACCCCCATGATCTGCGCGATGTCGTCGACGGCACCGCGCAGGAGGAAGGCACCCCGCTCGTCGAGCATGCGCACGACCTGCTGCTTCTGGGCGCGATCCCAGTCGACCGCCGGTGTCCCGATCTCCCGTTCGGCCATGCGCAGGATGTCGTCGAGGGCGTCGCGGATCGACGGGATGGGGATCTCCTCGGCCGTGGCCGCCACCCGGAGCTGCACCGACGTGGCCCCGTTGGCCATGGCGGCGCGGACCATGTCGGCGATCGCCGCGGCCATGTCGTCGACGTCGCCGGCCACCGATGACGAGAACGGACCGAACTCGACCGAGAGTCCGTGGGCATCGAACGCATCGATCGCGGCGGTGACGTGGGGACCCGGTCGGCCCTCGACCAGCGGAGCAACGAGGAACTCAGCAGCGATCTCGGTGCCCCGGGCCATGGGCTGAACAGTATCTCACGGACTGACTGACTTTGTACATTTTGTAAAGTGCGTCTGGTACGTTCGTGTGATGCCACGGACCGTCCCAGCGTCATCGGAAGCCGCAGATCTCGGGGCGAGGCTGCGGGTCGACATCGATCGGCTGGTCGGCCGACTCGCCGCGTTGGCCGAGATCGGCGCGATCACGGGCACCGAGGGCTGTGCTCGACTGGCGCTCACCGACGAGGACCGGGCCGGCCGCGACCTGGTGGTCGCCTGGATGCACGACCTCGGGCTCGAGGTGCGCATCGACCGCATCGGCAACGTCGTCGCCACCCTCGCCGGCGAGACCGATGGCCCGCCGGTGATGTGTGGCTCCCACATCGACACCGTGCGCAGCGGCGGTCGCTACGACGGCAACCTCGGAGTGCTGGCCGGACTCGAGGTCATCGAGACCATCCTGGGCGCGGGGCTGACCCCCCGGCGCCCGATCGCCGTCGGGTTCTTCACCGACGAGGAGGGCGCCCGCTTCGCGCCCGACATGCTCGGCAGCCTCGTCTACGTCGGCGGTATGGCGCTCGAGGAGGCGCTCGAGATCGAGGGAATCGACGGTGCGGTCCTCGGCGCCGAGCTCGACCGCATCGGCTACGCCGGCGCCGCGCCGGTGCCCGGCCTCGTGCCCCATGCGTTCGTCGAACTCCATGTCGAGCAGGGCCCGGTTCTCGAGGCCGAAGGCATCACCATCGGCGCGGTGGACGGCGTGCAGGGCATCAGCTGGCAGGAGCTGACCATCACCGGCCAGTCCAACCACGCGGGCACCACCCCGATGACCATGCGCCGCGACCCGGGCTATGTCGCGGCGGCGGTCACCACCTTCGTTCGCGAGTTGGCCGTCGAGCTCGGCGCGCCGCAGGTCGGCACGGTGGGGATGGTCGCCCTCGCGCCGAACCTGGTCAACGTCGTTCCCGCGTCGGCGACCATCACCGTCGACCTGCGCAACACCGACGACACCGTGCTGCAGGAGGCCGAGCGACGCCTCGCCGAGTTCGTCACCGTCACCGCCGAGGCCGAGGGGTGCACCGTCGAGACCCGCTCGCTCGCCCGGTTCGAGCCGGTGATCTTCGACCCGATGATGGTCGACCTGGTCGCGAGCACGGCGGCCGATCTCGGTCACTCGGTGCGCCGGATGCCGTCGGGTGCCGGTCACGATGCGCAGATGCTCGCCCGGGTCTGCCCCACGGCGATGATCTTCACGCCCAGCAAGGACGGGCTGAGTCACAACCCGGCCGAGTACACGAGTCCCGAGGACCTCCGGGCCGGCGCCGACGTGCTCCTCCGGGTCATGTGGACCCTCGCCAACGACGCCGACGCCGACGACGACGGAGGTGACGACCCTCGTGTCTGAGACCACACCACCGCTCACGCCGATGTCGTTGGCGACGCTGATGGGCCGCATCGACCACGAGTGGGCGTCCCGTAAGAAGATCTTCGACCTCCCCAACGCCCGCATCTGGCGCCCCGACGCCGAGATCGACCTGTCGTTCGAGTTCCTCGGTCGGCCGTGCGCATCGCCGGTGGGTCCCGCCGCCGGCCCCCACAGTCAGATGGCCCAGAACATCATCCTCGCCTGGCTCGGCGGGGGTCGGCTCTTCGAGCTCAAGACCGTGCAGGTGCTCGACGATCTCGAGATCGGGCGTCCGTGCATCGACATGGAGACGATCGGCTACAACATCGAGTGGAGCCAGGAACTGACCGTGCCGCAGAGCCTCGACGAGTACGTCAAGGCGTGGATGGCGCTCGACGTGCTCCGCCGCTGGGAGCCGTTGCAGGAGTTCATCGGCGACCCCGGGCCCCACGTGTTCGACATGTCCGTGGGCTACGACCTCGCCGGTATCCGGAGCGACAAGGTCGCCGCGTTCCTCCGCGGGATGCACGATGCCACCGAGTCCATCGATCGTCTGCGTCCCGAACTCACCGGCCCCTTCGCCGAGTTCGCCGATCTCGACTTCGACCCGGTCATCGCCGACACGCTCACGCTCTCGACATTCCACGGCTGCCCGCCCGAGGAGATCGAGTCGATCACCAAGCACCTGATCGACGAGCACGACCTCGACGTGATCGTGAAGCTCAACCCCACACTGCTCGGCTACGACACCGTCGCTGCCATCGTGAACGACGAACTCGGCTACACGACGGTGCCGGTGAAGGAGTCCGCCTTCGCCGACGATCTCCAGTTCGACCGCGGCATCGAACTCATCGGCGAACTCAACGACTACGCCAAGGCCCGGGGCCACCGGTTCGGCATCAAGCTCACCAACACGCTGGTGGTCGACAACCAGAAGGGCTTCATGCCCGACGAGACGATGTATCTCTCGGGCCCGCCGCTCCACGTGCTGGCCGCCACATTGCTCGACGAGCTGGCGACGGCGCTGCCGGGCACGTTGATGATCCCCGGCCACGACGGCGACGTGATGGTGTCGTTCTCCGCCGGTGTCACCAAGGACAACCTCGCCGACACGCTGGCAGCGGGAGTGAACCCGGCCACGGTCTGCTCCGATCTGTTGAAGCCGGGCGGTTACGGCCGACTGGCGCCCATGCTGCGGAGCCTCGTGAAGGACATGACCGAGGCCGGGTCCGCCGACCTCGCGACCTATCGAGCCCAGCGCCAGGCGGCAGCCGTCGCGGCCGGTCACCCATCGGTGAGCGCGGAATACGCCGCGTCGCTGCGCGGCGACGGCGCCGAGCCCTACCGGTTCGCGGCCAACGAGAAGCTGCCCCGCGCCGTCGACCACGAGCTCGAGATGTTCGGCTGCGTCGCCTGCAACTTCTGCATCACCGTGTGCCCCAACGACGCCTTCTTCAGCATCAAGAGCCTCGAGGGGATGTCGGACCGTCAGCAGTATCTGGTCTTCGCCGAACTCTGCAACGAGTGTGGCAACTGCATGGTGTTCTGCCCCGAGACCGGGGACCCGGCCCAGATCAAGCCCAAGCTCTACACCGACCCGGACCTCTTCGCGGCCCGCGAGGGCCAGGGTTTCCTCCTCGAAGGCGACCGCGTCGTCGCCTCCCGAGTCGACGACGCGGATGCTCGCGAAGAGACCGTGTCGCTGGTCGAACAACTCCTCCGAACCGAACAAGGACTCCCCCTGTGACAACCACTGATGTCGACGGCGCTGCGCCCGGTCCTCTCGAGGAGACCGTGGGCCGCAACCTGCGGATCGCCGCCGCGCAGGTCGGTCCCATCGGTCGACATGCCGAGCGGGCCGAGGTGGTCGACCGCCTGATCGCGCTGCTCCTCCAGGCCGCGTCCGCCGGCGTGGAGCTCGTCGTCTACCCCGAGCTCGCGCTCACCACGTTCTTCCCCCGCTGGTTCGTCGAAGACGAGGACGATCTCGATCTCGACAGCTTCTACGAGACCGAGATGCCGGGCCCCGAGACCAAGCGGCTGTTCGACGCCGCGAAGCGCCATGGCGTGGGGTTCTCACTCGGCTATGCCGAGTTGACCCCCGACGGGCACCGCTACAACACGCAGATCCTCGTGGAACGCGACGGGTCGATCGTGGGGAAGTACCGCAAGGTCCATCTGCCCGGCCATCGCGAGTACGAGCCCTGGCGCGAGTTCCAACACCTCGAGCGTCGCTACTTCGAAGCAGGTGACGAGTTCCCCACGTGGCACGCCTTCGGTGGCGTGGTCGGCATGGCGATCTGCAATGACCGTCGCTGGCCCGAGACCTATCGGTGCCTCGCCTTGGGCGGCGCCGAGCTCATCCTGATCGGCTACAACACGCCCACCCACTACGCGCCCGACCCCAGCCAGGATTCGCTCCAGGCGTTCCACAGCCACCTCGTCATGCAGGCGGGGGCGTACCAGAACGGCTGCTTCGTGGTGGGGGTCGCCAAGGGCGGCAACGAGGAGGGCGTCGAGTCCCTGGCCGACAGTTGCATCATCGCCCCGACCGGTCGCGTGATCGCCCTCACGGCCCACACCGGCGACGAGATCGCCATCGCCGACATCGACCTCGACCTGTGTCGCAACTACAAGGAGACGCTCTTCCAGTTCGAGCGCTACCGCCGCCCCGAGGCGTACACCGCCATCACCGCCCAGGCCGGACCGATCCCGCCGCCACTCCCGCCCGACTTCGATGACGAGGAGCCGTCATGACCCGTTTCGTTCTCAACGGCGCCGAGGTCGAGGCCTCCGCCGGGCACGAGCACCTGCTCGCCGCGTTGCGCGACGAACTCGGGGTGACCTCGCCCAAGGACGGGTGTTCGCCGACCGGGCAGTGCGGCTGTTGCACCGTGCTGGTCGACGGCAAGGCGCGGGTGTCGTGCCAGACATCGATGGAGAAGAGCGAGGGTGCCGAGATCGTCACGCTCGAGGGAATCGACCCGGAGGAGCGCGACCGGATGGCCGCGTCGTTCGCCGCCCACGGCGCGCTCCAGTGCGGCTTCTGCACGCCCGGCATCCTCATCCGCACCAAGGCGATGATCGACAAGAAGGGCAGCGAACTGACCCGCGACGGCGCGGCCCGCCTGCTGGGTGCGCACCTGTGCCGCTGCACCGGCTACACCAAGATCCTCGATGCCGTGGAGGCGCTGGCCGCCGGAGAGGTCTCCGTGGCGATTGCGCCCAAGGGTGTCGGCTCACGCGGTGTGAAGTACGAAGCCGCCGAGCTCTCGCTGGGCGATCGCCCGTTCATCGACGACATGATGCCCGAGGGTCTTCTCCACGGCGCGGTGCGGCTCGCCGATCATGCCCGGGCCGACATCTTGTCGATCGACACGTCGGCGGCGGAGGCCGTCGACGGGGTCGAGGCCGTGTTCACCGGCGCCGATGTGCCCGGCGAGCTCCGTTCGGGCCTCATCCACAAGGACTGGCCGAGCTTCATTCCCGTCGGCGGTCGCACGAGCTATCTCGGCGATGTGCTCGCCGTGGTGGTCGCCACCGACCGGCCCACCGCCCGTCACGCGGCCACGCTGATCGAGGTCGACTACGCGGTGCATCCGCCGATCGTGAACCCGCGAGCGGCCTTCGCCCCCGATGCCGAGGACGCCGTGTGGGGACTCGACGGCAACATTCTCTCCACCTCCACCTACGTCCGCGGCGATGTCGACGCCGGCCTGGCCTCGGCGGCCCATGTCATACGCGAGACGTTCCAGACCCAGCGCATCGACCACGCGTTCCTCGAGCCCGAGTCGACCCTGGCAGTGCCGGTGCCGGCCGGTTCGCCGCTGCCGCTCACCGCGGGAGGCACCCGGGGCGAAGCCGTCGATTTCGATCGCCTGATGGTCTATTCCGGCGGCCAGGGAATCTGGGACGACCGCAACGACATCGCCCGCATGCTCGGCGTCGACACCGATCGCGTCGTCACCGAGCTCGTGAGCAACGGCGGTGCGTTCGGCGGCAAGGAGGACATGTCGAACCAGGGCCAGACGGCGCTGGCGGCATGGCTGCTGCAACGACCGGTGAAGATCACGTTCTCACGCGAGGAGTCGTTCCTCGTCCACACGAAGCGGCATCCCATCCGCATGGAATACGAGGCCGGCTGCGACGACGACGGTCGGCTCGTGGCGCTGCGCATGCGGATGGTGGGCGATTCCGGCCCCTACGCCTCGGTCGGCATGAAGGTGCTCGAGCGGGCCGCCGGCCATGCGTCGGGCCCCTATGTCGTGCCCAACATCGACTGTGAGGCCATCGCGGTGCGCACCAACAACTCGGTGTGTGGGGCCTTCCGCGGCTTCGGGGCCAACCAGGCCCAGTTCGCGATGGAGGGCGTGATGGACCGTCTCGCCGAACTCGTGGGCATCACCGGCTGGGAGATCCGCAATCGCAACGTGGTCAGCCCCGGCGTGGTCTGGGGACCCGGTCAGATCATGGACGACGGTTGCCTCGGCGCGCAGGCGTGTCTCGACGCGGTGAAGGCGCCCTACGACGAGGCGATGGCGGCGGGAAAGGCCGTCGGTCTCGGGCTCGGGCTGAAGAACTCCGGGCTCGGCAACGGCTTCAAGGAGATCGCCAGAGCCGTCGTGCACTTCCGGCCCGACGGCAAGATCGAGGTGCGGCACTGCTGGACCGAGATGGGCCAGGGTGTCCACACCGTTGCCCAGCAGGTGGCGGTGGAGGAGCTCGGCGTGCGGGCCGAGGACGTGGTGGTGATCGTCGACTCCACCCGCGAGTTGGGTGCCGGGCAGACCACGGGGAGTCGAGGCACGCTGATGGGCGCCGGCTCGGTGGCCGAAGCCTGCCGGGCCGCGATGCTCGACGGCTGCAAGGTCGGCGTCGACTACGAGGGCGAGTACCGCGTCGACTGGACCAACTCGATGAACGAGGGACTCGAGAACCCGATCATCCACTCCACTTTCGGCTACGCAGCGCAGATGGTGATCATGGACCCCGAGTCGGGCGACATCGAGAAGGTGGTGGCCGCCCACGACGTGGGTCGCGCCGTCAATCCACTCCTGTGTGAGGGGCAGATCGAGGGCGCCGTCCACATGGGGCTCGGCTACGCGCTCAGCGAAGGGTTCCCCTGTGATGACGACGGACGCCCGACCAACTCGACCTTGCGATCCCTCGACATCATCCGACCCAAGGACATGCCCGATGTCGACGTGATCCTGGTCGAGGCCGCCCAGCCCAACGCGCCCTATGGCATCAAGGGCGTCGGCGAGATCGGCCTCGTGCCCACCGCCGGCGCCGTCGCTGCGGCGATGCACGCCCGCG is a window from the Acidimicrobiales bacterium genome containing:
- a CDS encoding methyltransferase domain-containing protein, which translates into the protein MNGSGDIEGYVHGHHESVLRSHTWRTAANSAAYLLPHLAPDRRILDVGCGPGSLTADIAANAPGCEMHGIDASAEVIAKAAADHPGISFATGDIYAIDAPDDHFDIVHAHQVLQHLDDPVAALREMRRVTKPGGVVAIRDADYAGMTWSPESTPMNRWMEIYQAMTAHQGHDANAGRRLLGWARSVGFADDDIEATASIWCFADQDTRSWWSGIWADRVVESGYKDHAIDRGLADIAELEEIAAAWRTWAAAPDAVFFVPHGEVIARA
- a CDS encoding 8-oxoguanine deaminase, giving the protein MADPLTHADLLIHDAWVVATVDDARRELPGGWVAITDGLISGVGGSDVLQPSATDRISADGCLVTPGLVNTHHHLFQNLTRAYTPMTDVPLFGWLQSLYPLWTAAIDEESEYLAAWVGLAELALSGCTTSTDHHYLHPTRAGDLLAAEVTAALDLGVRFHPTYGSMSLSQKDGGLPPDDAVRDEDDILAESERHVARWHDPAHGAMTRIALAPCSPFSVTPDLMRRTAELAERLDVRLHTHLAENSEDDEFALATFGMRPVDLYEDVGWMSDRSWGAHVVRPNPEEVGRLGAAGVGIAHCPSSNMILSSGIAPVVDLRHAGCPVGLGCDGSSSADAGSLWQEARLSMLQGKLVSGAAAMTARTALEIATRGGAGCLGREGELGELSVGAVGDVAVWELSGPTFAGVLDDPIEGWLRCGPTAARDTVVHGVPIVRDGHLQSPDLGANLAAHRTASRRFQPTP
- a CDS encoding helix-turn-helix domain-containing protein, giving the protein MARGTEIAAEFLVAPLVEGRPGPHVTAAIDAFDAHGLSVEFGPFSSSVAGDVDDMAAAIADMVRAAMANGATSVQLRVAATAEEIPIPSIRDALDDILRMAEREIGTPAVDWDRAQKQQVVRMLDERGAFLLRGAVDDIAQIMGVSRITIYNYLNALENHADG
- a CDS encoding Zn-dependent hydrolase — encoded protein: MPRTVPASSEAADLGARLRVDIDRLVGRLAALAEIGAITGTEGCARLALTDEDRAGRDLVVAWMHDLGLEVRIDRIGNVVATLAGETDGPPVMCGSHIDTVRSGGRYDGNLGVLAGLEVIETILGAGLTPRRPIAVGFFTDEEGARFAPDMLGSLVYVGGMALEEALEIEGIDGAVLGAELDRIGYAGAAPVPGLVPHAFVELHVEQGPVLEAEGITIGAVDGVQGISWQELTITGQSNHAGTTPMTMRRDPGYVAAAVTTFVRELAVELGAPQVGTVGMVALAPNLVNVVPASATITVDLRNTDDTVLQEAERRLAEFVTVTAEAEGCTVETRSLARFEPVIFDPMMVDLVASTAADLGHSVRRMPSGAGHDAQMLARVCPTAMIFTPSKDGLSHNPAEYTSPEDLRAGADVLLRVMWTLANDADADDDGGDDPRV
- a CDS encoding N-carbamoyl-D-amino-acid hydrolase, whose translation is MTTTDVDGAAPGPLEETVGRNLRIAAAQVGPIGRHAERAEVVDRLIALLLQAASAGVELVVYPELALTTFFPRWFVEDEDDLDLDSFYETEMPGPETKRLFDAAKRHGVGFSLGYAELTPDGHRYNTQILVERDGSIVGKYRKVHLPGHREYEPWREFQHLERRYFEAGDEFPTWHAFGGVVGMAICNDRRWPETYRCLALGGAELILIGYNTPTHYAPDPSQDSLQAFHSHLVMQAGAYQNGCFVVGVAKGGNEEGVESLADSCIIAPTGRVIALTAHTGDEIAIADIDLDLCRNYKETLFQFERYRRPEAYTAITAQAGPIPPPLPPDFDDEEPS
- a CDS encoding molybdopterin-dependent oxidoreductase; this translates as MTRFVLNGAEVEASAGHEHLLAALRDELGVTSPKDGCSPTGQCGCCTVLVDGKARVSCQTSMEKSEGAEIVTLEGIDPEERDRMAASFAAHGALQCGFCTPGILIRTKAMIDKKGSELTRDGAARLLGAHLCRCTGYTKILDAVEALAAGEVSVAIAPKGVGSRGVKYEAAELSLGDRPFIDDMMPEGLLHGAVRLADHARADILSIDTSAAEAVDGVEAVFTGADVPGELRSGLIHKDWPSFIPVGGRTSYLGDVLAVVVATDRPTARHAATLIEVDYAVHPPIVNPRAAFAPDAEDAVWGLDGNILSTSTYVRGDVDAGLASAAHVIRETFQTQRIDHAFLEPESTLAVPVPAGSPLPLTAGGTRGEAVDFDRLMVYSGGQGIWDDRNDIARMLGVDTDRVVTELVSNGGAFGGKEDMSNQGQTALAAWLLQRPVKITFSREESFLVHTKRHPIRMEYEAGCDDDGRLVALRMRMVGDSGPYASVGMKVLERAAGHASGPYVVPNIDCEAIAVRTNNSVCGAFRGFGANQAQFAMEGVMDRLAELVGITGWEIRNRNVVSPGVVWGPGQIMDDGCLGAQACLDAVKAPYDEAMAAGKAVGLGLGLKNSGLGNGFKEIARAVVHFRPDGKIEVRHCWTEMGQGVHTVAQQVAVEELGVRAEDVVVIVDSTRELGAGQTTGSRGTLMGAGSVAEACRAAMLDGCKVGVDYEGEYRVDWTNSMNEGLENPIIHSTFGYAAQMVIMDPESGDIEKVVAAHDVGRAVNPLLCEGQIEGAVHMGLGYALSEGFPCDDDGRPTNSTLRSLDIIRPKDMPDVDVILVEAAQPNAPYGIKGVGEIGLVPTAGAVAAAMHARDGEWRTELPLVNEANRENAASWA